The following coding sequences are from one Dermacentor silvarum isolate Dsil-2018 chromosome 4, BIME_Dsil_1.4, whole genome shotgun sequence window:
- the LOC119449004 gene encoding histone H1-gamma, late-like: protein MPSRQQASHRGQPPQGVVPGERVHWRAEGAQRVVAAGMREEKQRREHYVTQRGVKKANGDKNAAEKSASTRYTYKKSTTKSLKKGAAKKAQPAKKPMAEEKVSLPKKPKKPAAKKPVTPKKTPKN, encoded by the exons ATGCCGAGCAGGCAACAAGCTTCACACCGCGGCCAGCCACCCCAAGGTGTCGTGCCTGGTGAACGGGTCCATTGGCGAGCTGAGGGAGCGCAGAGGGTCGTCGCTGCTGGCATGCGGGAAGAAAAACagaggagggagcattacgtgaCGCAGAG AGGTGTGAAGAAGGCCAACGGAGACAAGAATGCAGCCGAGAAGTCCGCAAGCACCAGGTATACTTACAAGAAGTCCACGACGAAGTCTCTCAAGAAGGGGGCGGCCAAGAAGGCCCAACCAGCAAAGAAGCCAATGGCCGAGGAGAAGGTGTCGCTGCCCAAGAAACCCAAGAAGCCGGCGGCCAAGAAACCGGTCACTCCCAAGAAGACACCCAAGAACTAA